The following proteins are encoded in a genomic region of Bacillota bacterium:
- a CDS encoding cell division FtsA domain-containing protein, translating to MPLNENKQVFALDIGTRTVVGIVAAGREERLEILAQEMVEHQGRAMYDGQIHDIPKVAEAVARVKTSLEEATGQKLTEAAIAAAGRALETRRCGATIEVDPQREIAEETVRALEFSALRQARKEMRRQDRRTDEFYCVGHGVVDFSLDGLELTNLIGHRGRVAGVEVIATFLPASVVNSLFSVLKRVGLEPSYITLEPIAALEATIPEDLRMLNLALVDVGAGTSDIAVTKDGTVIGYGMVPIAGDEITEAIADICVVDFQTAETIKRGLNASELLKFTDILNNAVTLRREDIMAVIEPVVDNLAAAVSEVILGLNEGKAVRSVISVGGGAQTPLFLRKLALRLGLPESRVGVKSRAQLTGVTAPEEDVLAGPEGITVVGIAFSALKQQGLNLITVRVNGKEHRVFNPGDLRVVNCMSLLEYEPPELFGVNGRDLRFYVNGQETVVYGELARPATISVNGENGNLQTPVKDGDRIEVVPAKNGRDATARAGEFFADVLPVQVVLNGQEVSLPPMFRLNDVAVDPATEIREGDRLWMELRHSVGQLLAAVGFDPTIAEAVVDGVPVGLDYTLKPGDVVVVSDKETGQANNPDRDGESADTASEGLRVTVNGKEITITGEKKPLFIDVLRYLDFDLSQARGRIKILLNGRPAEYTEELTEGDNVEIGWE from the coding sequence ATGCCTTTAAACGAAAATAAACAGGTATTCGCTCTCGACATAGGTACCCGCACGGTGGTCGGCATTGTTGCGGCCGGACGGGAAGAACGTCTTGAGATACTGGCGCAGGAAATGGTCGAGCACCAGGGCAGGGCTATGTATGACGGGCAGATTCATGACATACCGAAGGTGGCCGAGGCGGTCGCCCGGGTCAAAACCTCCCTTGAGGAGGCGACCGGCCAAAAACTTACCGAGGCCGCCATTGCCGCGGCCGGCCGCGCTCTTGAGACGCGCAGGTGCGGTGCAACGATAGAGGTGGATCCTCAAAGGGAGATTGCCGAGGAAACGGTCCGCGCTTTAGAATTTTCGGCCCTGCGGCAGGCGCGGAAAGAGATGCGGCGGCAGGACCGCCGTACGGATGAGTTTTACTGCGTCGGCCACGGCGTGGTGGATTTTTCGCTGGACGGGCTTGAGCTTACGAATCTTATTGGACACCGCGGCAGGGTTGCAGGAGTCGAAGTAATCGCCACTTTTCTTCCAGCCTCGGTGGTCAACAGTCTTTTCAGTGTTTTAAAAAGGGTAGGGCTTGAGCCGTCCTACATCACACTTGAACCGATTGCGGCGCTCGAAGCTACTATTCCTGAGGATTTACGCATGTTAAACCTGGCGCTTGTTGATGTCGGGGCCGGGACGTCGGATATCGCCGTTACTAAAGACGGAACCGTAATCGGTTACGGGATGGTACCCATAGCCGGGGACGAGATAACGGAAGCCATCGCAGACATCTGCGTCGTGGATTTTCAAACCGCGGAAACGATTAAACGCGGATTGAACGCGTCGGAGCTATTAAAGTTCACGGATATCCTTAATAACGCCGTAACGTTGCGGCGGGAAGATATAATGGCGGTTATTGAGCCGGTGGTCGATAATCTCGCCGCGGCGGTTTCAGAAGTGATACTCGGACTTAACGAAGGAAAAGCCGTAAGATCTGTGATCAGTGTGGGCGGCGGTGCGCAAACGCCGCTTTTTCTCCGGAAGCTTGCGCTGCGTCTCGGTCTCCCGGAGAGCAGGGTCGGGGTGAAGAGTCGCGCTCAGCTTACAGGGGTTACGGCGCCGGAAGAAGATGTCCTTGCCGGTCCGGAAGGTATAACGGTGGTCGGGATCGCCTTTTCCGCCCTGAAGCAGCAAGGCCTCAATCTTATAACGGTTAGGGTGAACGGTAAGGAACACCGCGTTTTCAACCCCGGCGATCTGCGCGTCGTTAACTGTATGTCACTCCTGGAGTACGAACCCCCGGAGTTATTCGGGGTAAACGGAAGGGACCTACGTTTCTACGTCAACGGACAGGAGACGGTTGTATACGGTGAGCTTGCGCGTCCCGCAACCATAAGCGTTAACGGGGAGAACGGCAACCTTCAAACGCCGGTCAAAGACGGCGACCGGATTGAGGTGGTCCCCGCGAAGAACGGGAGGGATGCGACGGCGAGGGCGGGCGAGTTTTTTGCCGATGTTCTGCCGGTGCAGGTTGTTTTGAACGGACAGGAGGTTTCTTTGCCTCCGATGTTCAGGTTAAACGATGTTGCGGTGGATCCGGCGACGGAAATCAGAGAGGGAGACCGGCTGTGGATGGAGTTACGTCATTCGGTGGGGCAACTGCTCGCAGCCGTCGGGTTCGACCCAACCATAGCGGAGGCGGTGGTTGACGGGGTTCCGGTCGGTCTTGATTATACGTTGAAACCAGGCGATGTTGTCGTTGTATCGGACAAGGAAACCGGGCAGGCGAATAACCCGGACAGAGACGGTGAGTCCGCCGATACCGCATCGGAAGGCTTAAGGGTGACTGTGAACGGGAAAGAAATCACCATTACCGGAGAAAAAAAGCCGCTTTTCATTGACGTTTTGAGGTATCTTGATTTCGATTTGAGCCAGGCCCGCGGGAGAATCAAGATTTTACTTAACGGCCGTCCGGCGGAGTATACGGAAGAGTTGACGGAAGGCGATAATGTGGAAATCGGCTGGGAATGA
- a CDS encoding YlzJ-like family protein produces the protein MILYTPLPMELVLQGLESEPVPKLKETTVGGVPVIVEETGPGRGRLVRLLSTDPYAYLKPDLTPGTEVIFDFGKDGI, from the coding sequence ATGATCCTCTATACCCCCCTCCCAATGGAACTTGTCCTGCAGGGGCTGGAATCGGAGCCCGTCCCGAAGCTGAAAGAAACCACCGTCGGCGGCGTGCCGGTAATCGTGGAGGAGACCGGACCGGGTCGGGGCCGGCTGGTGCGGCTTCTCAGTACGGATCCCTATGCATATCTCAAGCCGGATCTGACGCCGGGAACGGAGGTGATTTTCGATTTCGGGAAGGATGGGATTTAA
- a CDS encoding ATP-dependent Clp protease proteolytic subunit, with protein MTNDLSGETQPDKQQNTESQIKELGTTSVPEIQSNIHCLTIVGQIEGHMVLPAVNKTTKYEHVLPQLVALEQHPGIEGILIILNTVGGDVEAGLAIAEMVNSMSKPSVSLVLGGGHSIGVPIAVSARYSFITQTATMTIHPIRLSGLVVGVPQTWEYLEKMQDRVVRFVVEHSRIHETRFREMMFRTGELARDVGTVLIGTEAVECGLINEVGGMAAALDRLNKMTEEYKAGKTNQVQ; from the coding sequence GTGACTAATGATCTGTCCGGGGAAACCCAGCCGGACAAGCAACAGAACACTGAGTCCCAGATAAAGGAGTTGGGAACGACTTCGGTTCCAGAAATACAAAGCAACATTCATTGTTTGACGATTGTCGGCCAGATAGAAGGACATATGGTGCTGCCGGCGGTAAATAAAACGACAAAGTACGAGCATGTGCTGCCTCAACTAGTGGCGCTCGAGCAGCATCCGGGCATCGAGGGGATACTCATTATTTTAAACACGGTCGGCGGCGACGTGGAAGCCGGTTTGGCGATCGCCGAAATGGTGAACTCGATGTCCAAACCATCGGTTTCTCTGGTTCTTGGCGGCGGTCACAGCATCGGCGTCCCGATTGCGGTGAGCGCGAGGTATTCCTTCATAACCCAAACAGCGACCATGACAATCCATCCGATCAGGCTGTCCGGGCTGGTGGTCGGCGTACCGCAAACCTGGGAGTATCTCGAAAAGATGCAGGACAGGGTCGTGAGGTTCGTCGTCGAGCACTCCCGGATTCACGAGACGCGTTTCCGCGAGATGATGTTTCGGACGGGGGAACTGGCGCGGGATGTGGGAACGGTGCTTATCGGCACAGAGGCGGTGGAGTGCGGGCTTATCAACGAAGTGGGCGGAATGGCCGCCGCTTTGGACCGATTGAATAAAATGACCGAGGAATACAAAGCGGGGAAAACGAACCAGGTGCAGTAA
- a CDS encoding serine hydrolase translates to MKQRLLKKAALPLSFLFFIIILAISNTGAGAQTPPGILGGSAVLVDGKSGRILYEKNIDAAFPPASMTKMMTEYLVLEAIKGGKVTWGQKISISDYAYTISQNRKLSNVPLRKDDRYSVRELYESMIIYSANGSTIALAELVGGSETDFLKMMNAKAKQMGLKNYKFVNSTGLNNRDLNGFRPKGTGPEEENLMSARSTAVLAYRLIHDFPDVLKTSSIPTKVFREGTTDRIKMENWNWMLPELVYGYPGCDGVKTGSTDLGGYSFTATASRKGIRLISVIMKTGSYGERFGQTKKLLDYGFENYSEKQILPAGYKTTVPVANGKQKSVLVVTKKPLLVLAKKNEQRLFTPAYSLNPALSKDDALLAPLRKGQTVGFLTTNYKGTPNFGYLTEDGKKKAAIATTSEVRRANWLALLFRRIFEFFGRIF, encoded by the coding sequence GTGAAACAACGATTATTAAAAAAGGCGGCTTTGCCGCTGTCATTCCTTTTCTTCATTATAATTCTTGCGATCAGCAACACCGGCGCCGGTGCTCAGACTCCCCCGGGCATACTTGGCGGATCCGCGGTTCTGGTTGACGGCAAAAGCGGGCGCATTCTTTATGAAAAAAACATAGACGCGGCATTTCCCCCGGCAAGCATGACCAAGATGATGACGGAATACCTTGTTCTTGAAGCGATTAAAGGAGGCAAAGTCACCTGGGGTCAAAAGATATCCATCAGTGATTACGCCTATACCATCTCCCAAAATCGGAAGCTATCAAATGTTCCCCTGCGGAAAGATGACCGGTACAGCGTACGGGAACTTTACGAATCGATGATAATATACTCCGCAAACGGTTCCACCATCGCCCTGGCGGAACTCGTAGGCGGTTCGGAAACCGACTTTTTGAAAATGATGAACGCAAAAGCGAAACAAATGGGCCTGAAGAATTATAAGTTCGTGAACAGTACGGGTCTCAACAACCGCGATCTAAATGGCTTTAGGCCGAAAGGCACCGGTCCGGAAGAAGAGAATCTAATGTCCGCCCGGTCTACGGCCGTTCTGGCCTACCGTCTGATCCACGACTTCCCCGATGTCCTTAAAACGTCGAGCATTCCTACGAAAGTATTCCGTGAAGGGACCACGGACCGGATTAAGATGGAGAACTGGAACTGGATGCTGCCTGAACTGGTGTATGGATATCCGGGATGCGACGGTGTTAAAACCGGCTCAACCGATCTCGGAGGCTATTCCTTCACCGCGACGGCAAGTCGAAAAGGAATACGACTGATTTCGGTGATCATGAAAACCGGTTCCTACGGGGAGCGCTTCGGGCAGACGAAGAAGCTGCTGGATTACGGGTTTGAAAATTACTCCGAAAAACAGATCCTTCCCGCCGGCTATAAAACAACGGTGCCGGTTGCCAACGGCAAACAGAAAAGCGTGCTTGTTGTCACGAAGAAACCGCTTCTGGTCCTCGCGAAGAAAAACGAGCAGAGGCTGTTTACTCCGGCATACAGTCTTAATCCGGCGTTATCTAAAGACGACGCCCTCTTGGCCCCTCTCCGAAAAGGTCAGACCGTCGGCTTCCTGACGACAAATTACAAGGGAACACCAAATTTCGGCTACCTGACGGAAGACGGGAAGAAAAAGGCCGCAATCGCAACCACGAGCGAAGTAAGACGTGCAAACTGGCTGGCGCTGTTGTTCAGGAGGATATTCGAGTTCTTCGGAAGGATTTTCTGA
- a CDS encoding helix-turn-helix transcriptional regulator produces MYAQNMGSRIRESRKRRGITQKELAEMLHVSKSLVSDIERGQRRLCAELLNDIANLLGVSADYLLGRTDTEPPTQSC; encoded by the coding sequence TTGTACGCTCAAAATATGGGATCACGTATCCGCGAGTCCCGCAAGAGAAGGGGGATAACACAGAAAGAACTGGCAGAGATGCTGCACGTTTCAAAGTCTCTGGTATCGGATATTGAACGCGGCCAAAGACGTCTTTGCGCCGAGTTGCTTAACGATATAGCCAATCTTTTAGGGGTTTCAGCCGATTACCTGCTGGGAAGGACGGATACCGAACCGCCGACCCAAAGCTGCTGA
- a CDS encoding B12-binding domain-containing radical SAM protein, producing the protein MKPVNVLLVNSWIYDFAAYDLWSKPLGLLKIASRFLKVGIGVSLIDCLDRFNPRLCEFLGDRLPGSRVHGDGHYHCETVDKPELFKEIPRRFKRYGIPPELFLKMLEAERPDVIFVTSGMTYWYPGVFEAIRILKKRFPSIPVVLGGIYARLCPEHAKRFSGADLVYHGNDIKEITGIVKTLTGKSFDTATAEAEDLTPGYDLYPRLRYITLRTSSGCPFRCTYCAWYLLEDGFRQADPGTVLQQIEYFAGKGIDNFAFYDEALLFRAEDHVTVILEGIVERRIRLNLHTPNGLHIRFITPGLARLFKRAGVVQPRLGLETASAARQEETGGKVDNREFLKAVNCLKEAGYNPGDIAVNILMGLPGQGFREIRDSIEYAASTGARIFLEAYSPIPGTPGFAESGLPEDCDPLLHNNSAFPLYRPEDHCKFERLKELTRRYNHK; encoded by the coding sequence GTGAAACCGGTCAATGTGCTTCTGGTGAACTCCTGGATATACGATTTTGCCGCTTACGACCTGTGGTCGAAGCCCCTGGGGCTCTTGAAAATAGCATCCCGCTTTTTGAAAGTCGGGATCGGCGTGAGCCTTATCGATTGTCTGGACAGGTTCAATCCCCGGCTGTGCGAGTTTTTGGGGGACAGGCTGCCCGGGAGCAGGGTTCATGGCGACGGGCATTACCACTGCGAGACGGTAGATAAACCGGAACTCTTCAAGGAGATTCCGCGGCGTTTCAAACGCTACGGGATACCGCCGGAGTTGTTCCTTAAAATGCTCGAGGCGGAACGCCCGGACGTTATATTTGTAACTTCCGGTATGACTTACTGGTATCCCGGGGTTTTTGAAGCAATCCGGATTCTTAAAAAACGTTTTCCCTCAATCCCCGTGGTTCTCGGAGGAATATACGCCCGGCTTTGCCCGGAGCACGCGAAGAGGTTCAGCGGCGCGGACCTGGTTTACCACGGAAACGATATCAAGGAAATAACCGGTATTGTAAAAACGCTCACCGGAAAGTCCTTCGATACGGCGACTGCGGAAGCGGAAGACCTGACTCCGGGTTACGACCTGTACCCAAGACTGCGGTACATAACCTTGCGGACCTCCTCGGGCTGTCCGTTCAGGTGTACCTATTGCGCATGGTACCTGCTGGAAGACGGTTTCCGGCAGGCCGACCCCGGCACGGTCCTCCAGCAGATCGAGTATTTCGCCGGAAAAGGCATCGACAACTTCGCCTTTTACGACGAGGCTTTACTGTTCAGGGCCGAAGACCACGTTACCGTAATTCTCGAAGGTATTGTCGAAAGACGGATAAGACTGAATCTTCACACACCGAACGGTCTGCACATCCGCTTTATCACGCCCGGTCTGGCCCGTCTATTCAAACGGGCGGGGGTCGTTCAGCCCAGACTCGGGCTTGAGACCGCTTCGGCGGCAAGACAGGAGGAAACGGGAGGGAAGGTCGACAACCGGGAGTTTCTGAAAGCGGTAAACTGCTTGAAAGAGGCCGGTTATAACCCGGGGGACATTGCGGTCAATATACTGATGGGTCTTCCCGGACAGGGCTTTCGAGAAATCCGGGATTCTATTGAATACGCGGCTTCAACAGGGGCGAGGATATTCTTGGAGGCATACTCTCCTATTCCAGGAACGCCGGGATTCGCTGAAAGCGGCCTGCCGGAGGACTGCGACCCTCTACTGCATAACAACAGCGCTTTCCCCCTGTACCGCCCGGAGGACCACTGCAAGTTCGAACGATTAAAGGAATTGACTCGCCGATATAACCACAAATAA
- a CDS encoding fibronectin type III domain-containing protein: MVTVVGVLTYTDPDDGSVVNFLAFHDPASRPGPSTDIYPVFLTKLYGYRYSPGKTKDGYEIHIRYAFAESPVAEFPAGEKEPVPEAPPAGEEPATGETPSAEEKPSTRERYPGEEPAPVPPARPTTVKADNSKSCRITVSWKDCSNDEDGFEIERKGLFEKDWTVVHTTGPNATAWTNSGYAGPPMQGGAVYCYRIRAYKVVDAKRLYSDYSETASA; encoded by the coding sequence ATGGTCACGGTAGTGGGCGTTCTCACTTACACCGACCCGGACGACGGCAGCGTGGTTAATTTCCTCGCCTTCCACGACCCGGCGAGTCGTCCCGGCCCGTCTACCGATATTTACCCGGTATTTCTGACTAAGCTGTACGGTTACCGCTATTCGCCCGGCAAGACCAAAGACGGTTACGAGATCCATATCCGTTATGCCTTTGCCGAGTCGCCGGTCGCCGAGTTCCCAGCCGGGGAGAAGGAACCGGTGCCTGAGGCGCCCCCCGCGGGTGAGGAGCCTGCTACCGGAGAAACGCCTTCGGCGGAAGAAAAGCCTTCTACGAGAGAAAGGTATCCCGGAGAGGAACCCGCTCCCGTACCGCCGGCAAGACCGACAACCGTGAAGGCGGACAACTCAAAGTCGTGCCGGATCACCGTATCGTGGAAGGATTGTTCAAACGATGAAGACGGTTTTGAAATAGAAAGGAAGGGGCTTTTTGAGAAAGACTGGACGGTGGTTCATACCACCGGACCCAACGCGACGGCCTGGACCAACTCCGGTTACGCGGGCCCGCCGATGCAGGGCGGAGCGGTATACTGCTACCGGATCAGGGCCTACAAGGTTGTCGACGCCAAACGGTTGTACTCCGATTACTCGGAGACGGCCTCGGCGTAA
- a CDS encoding UXX-star (seleno)protein family 1, which produces MSQEVLIFGKEGUPYTKAALEDHAKKGLAYRYLDVRKDPRAMEQMLKYSEGRRAVPVMVDGGKVTIGFGGT; this is translated from the coding sequence TTGTCTCAGGAGGTTCTCATCTTTGGGAAGGAAGGGTGACCCTACACGAAGGCCGCCCTTGAAGATCACGCCAAGAAAGGCCTTGCCTACCGCTATCTGGACGTAAGAAAGGATCCCCGGGCGATGGAACAAATGCTGAAGTATTCCGAAGGTCGCAGGGCTGTGCCCGTAATGGTGGACGGCGGTAAGGTTACAATCGGTTTTGGCGGAACTTGA
- a CDS encoding SEC-C domain-containing protein codes for MDDLTFQLRDHAEETYIETILDEHPELQILWRHLSAITSDHEINGVNPLLHVYFEAIAEAQIAKSDPPEAKDAAERLKERGFTGHAARGAVGALCIPHLYEALQNRKLFDRKGYARRLRVLGTSGGKPGRNEPCLCGSGLKYKRCCLPLGEIMTPSEYAGRLILGFGAYAGPEDLSPLPPDDPLLQLENRAHVAAYLAENGLETAAGEALAENISQAQTYRDGKFLKNALLHFLELSLENKGEFGLKGLEAIDRLLDIVDDDEEKGTFFCDKADILAALGRFGEARDTFNDLFNVRPGWHFGRYRYALFLLSWGDKEEAFDVLRELAADDDIDEETSEAVRELLEGLTCGF; via the coding sequence GTGGATGACTTGACTTTCCAGCTCAGGGATCACGCGGAAGAAACGTACATAGAAACAATTCTCGATGAACACCCCGAACTGCAGATCCTTTGGAGGCATTTGTCCGCCATTACGTCAGATCACGAAATAAACGGCGTTAATCCGTTACTGCACGTCTATTTCGAGGCGATTGCCGAAGCGCAGATCGCTAAAAGCGACCCGCCCGAAGCGAAGGATGCGGCGGAGCGGCTGAAGGAGCGGGGCTTTACGGGACACGCGGCGCGGGGCGCGGTGGGCGCTCTATGCATCCCCCATCTGTACGAAGCCCTGCAGAATAGAAAGCTTTTTGACCGTAAAGGATACGCGCGGCGCCTCCGGGTATTGGGAACATCAGGCGGCAAACCGGGCCGGAACGAACCGTGTTTGTGCGGCAGCGGGCTTAAGTATAAAAGGTGCTGTCTGCCGCTGGGTGAGATAATGACGCCGAGTGAATACGCCGGGCGCCTGATCCTGGGTTTCGGCGCTTACGCCGGTCCGGAAGATTTGAGCCCTCTGCCGCCCGACGACCCTCTCCTTCAACTGGAAAACCGCGCGCATGTGGCGGCCTATCTTGCCGAAAACGGCCTTGAAACGGCAGCCGGAGAAGCACTGGCGGAGAATATTTCGCAGGCCCAGACTTACCGGGACGGCAAATTCCTTAAAAACGCGCTCCTGCACTTCCTGGAGTTAAGCCTGGAGAATAAAGGCGAATTCGGTCTAAAAGGGCTTGAGGCGATCGACAGGCTGCTCGATATCGTTGACGACGATGAAGAAAAAGGAACCTTCTTTTGCGATAAGGCGGATATCCTGGCCGCTTTGGGACGCTTCGGAGAGGCCCGCGATACCTTCAATGACCTGTTCAACGTCCGGCCCGGGTGGCATTTCGGCCGTTACCGGTACGCACTGTTCCTCCTTAGTTGGGGGGATAAGGAAGAGGCGTTCGACGTACTGAGGGAACTGGCAGCGGATGATGATATCGACGAAGAGACATCCGAAGCCGTCCGTGAGTTGCTTGAAGGACTGACTTGCGGCTTCTGA
- a CDS encoding ATP-binding protein, whose amino-acid sequence MNECENGPKLGDRITAVITEKPAFKLVRKLAAAMAREIRNPIGSARGFLELAGMKEEGECFFFRHYVPMAIRELERVDNMIGELLSLAADKPVNKELHHLDSIMEDLLPLISEEAAAAGIRVETDLRDVPGLLVDYHELRQLILSIVRNGLEAMSVAGRLTLKTFLENDTAVLAVEDTGKGVRNDVLQRLGTPFFTTKKFGTGLGLAVCFSIARRHDAEITIETCPRGTTVYVRFKPTQKL is encoded by the coding sequence ATGAATGAGTGTGAAAACGGACCAAAGCTTGGGGATCGAATAACTGCCGTCATCACGGAGAAGCCTGCTTTTAAGCTTGTGAGAAAACTGGCAGCCGCGATGGCACGTGAAATCAGGAACCCAATCGGCAGCGCCCGGGGGTTCTTGGAGTTGGCCGGCATGAAAGAAGAAGGCGAGTGCTTTTTTTTCAGGCATTACGTCCCGATGGCAATCAGGGAACTTGAGAGGGTTGATAACATGATCGGGGAGTTGCTTTCCCTGGCTGCCGACAAGCCCGTTAATAAAGAATTGCACCACCTTGATTCGATAATGGAGGATCTGCTACCCTTGATCAGCGAGGAGGCTGCCGCGGCCGGTATAAGGGTCGAAACGGACCTGAGGGACGTCCCCGGCTTGTTGGTAGACTATCATGAGTTGAGACAGCTTATTTTAAGTATTGTGCGCAACGGGCTGGAAGCGATGTCCGTAGCCGGACGTTTAACCTTAAAAACATTTCTGGAAAATGACACGGCGGTTTTAGCGGTGGAGGATACCGGCAAGGGTGTAAGAAATGACGTCCTTCAGAGATTGGGCACACCGTTCTTTACGACCAAAAAATTTGGGACCGGTCTTGGATTGGCGGTCTGTTTCAGTATAGCGCGCAGACACGATGCCGAAATAACGATTGAAACTTGTCCCAGGGGTACCACAGTGTACGTCAGGTTTAAGCCGACGCAAAAACTTTAA
- a CDS encoding stalk domain-containing protein codes for MRIKCLLSGRRLAAVVLLTSAFMLWTAPPVPAAGEVRLVVDGREIQASPPPVIKEGRTLIPVRLVSEALGASVEWDDQDRTVYVTKGGRSVNMTIDNRLVDYKGNGFGLCDVPPQVYDSRTFVPLRLVSNALGVSVNWNGAERTVYVDSGTPAAVTPFFDVTIPSLEPGQAVTGATDLQAAFSSGLHAGAAEIRFLLLDPETGRGPVVARGSDLRGSYRWLPDPFYSGKRVLAAAVCDNEGRFLTGGVVPVDIALSPWVSLKGVTEQQVVKNSVSLGVNLNFVAEYVKYEITNWDTGGVFVTDKSDPQGTYDWTPQLSDNGAVAIRAAAYDRTGQVHYGPPVNVTVAADPQLTLRGVSAGASVDKPVTLWLSRNFSVGSVEYVLRNTQTGKEKVLFQHSGYSSYKWFPGPDQAGAWELTARVTDAAGETYSSNSISVNVPGNARLLMETVGPNQVLTGSEKFKSSANVALTGIEYRLINPQTGAWRAIAGGADARAECSWTPQSGDAGTRQIQAVGAAVSETIKSEALTVRVYLGKIYGPQPVIEKSKFKDFASQLAVQSQKKTGMSAALQTAQAILETGWGQSTPVDKYTGKLSYNLFGIKGTGPAGSVTHNTWEEYNGVTFRVDAAFRAYHNASESWADHKNLLLTGSRYAPYRAVMQDSASGAWALRRCGYATDSQYPVKLINIINQYKLYQLDEVGI; via the coding sequence ATGCGGATAAAATGTCTGTTATCCGGCCGGCGGCTGGCGGCCGTAGTTTTATTGACATCGGCTTTTATGTTGTGGACCGCGCCGCCGGTGCCGGCGGCGGGAGAGGTCAGACTGGTCGTTGACGGGCGTGAGATTCAAGCGTCGCCGCCGCCCGTTATCAAAGAAGGCCGCACCCTGATACCGGTACGCCTGGTTTCCGAGGCGCTGGGGGCTTCGGTTGAATGGGACGATCAAGACAGGACTGTTTATGTCACCAAGGGCGGCCGGTCCGTTAATATGACGATAGATAACCGGCTGGTTGACTACAAGGGAAACGGGTTCGGTTTGTGCGACGTCCCGCCGCAAGTCTACGACAGCAGGACTTTTGTACCGTTAAGGCTGGTGAGCAACGCCCTCGGGGTATCGGTTAACTGGAACGGCGCCGAGAGGACCGTCTACGTCGATTCCGGCACACCCGCGGCCGTTACCCCGTTCTTCGACGTTACCATTCCCTCTTTGGAGCCGGGACAGGCCGTTACCGGAGCGACGGACCTTCAGGCCGCTTTCAGCAGCGGGCTGCACGCCGGCGCCGCGGAAATACGGTTTCTGCTCCTTGATCCGGAGACGGGCCGCGGGCCGGTCGTGGCCAGGGGCAGCGACCTGCGCGGTTCGTACCGCTGGCTGCCCGACCCGTTTTACAGCGGTAAACGCGTGCTCGCCGCCGCCGTCTGCGACAACGAGGGGCGTTTTTTAACCGGCGGCGTTGTGCCCGTGGACATTGCGCTTTCGCCGTGGGTGTCCTTAAAGGGCGTAACGGAACAGCAGGTCGTCAAGAATTCCGTTTCTTTGGGCGTTAATCTGAACTTTGTAGCCGAATATGTGAAGTACGAGATTACGAACTGGGATACCGGCGGCGTATTTGTCACGGATAAATCCGATCCTCAGGGTACCTACGACTGGACGCCGCAGCTCTCCGACAACGGGGCGGTCGCCATCCGGGCCGCCGCCTATGACCGCACCGGACAGGTACACTACGGCCCCCCGGTCAACGTAACGGTCGCTGCCGATCCGCAACTGACGCTGCGGGGTGTATCCGCGGGAGCGTCCGTGGACAAGCCGGTAACACTCTGGCTTTCCCGTAATTTCTCTGTCGGCAGCGTGGAGTACGTTTTGCGGAATACGCAGACCGGAAAGGAAAAGGTCTTGTTCCAGCATAGCGGCTATTCCAGTTATAAGTGGTTTCCCGGGCCGGACCAGGCCGGGGCCTGGGAACTGACGGCAAGGGTCACGGACGCCGCGGGCGAAACCTATTCCAGCAACTCCATCAGCGTGAATGTGCCGGGGAACGCCAGGCTCCTTATGGAAACCGTCGGTCCCAACCAGGTGCTTACGGGGTCCGAAAAATTCAAATCCTCCGCCAACGTCGCGCTTACCGGGATAGAATACCGGCTGATCAACCCTCAGACCGGCGCCTGGCGGGCCATAGCCGGGGGTGCCGACGCGCGGGCGGAATGCTCCTGGACACCCCAGTCGGGGGACGCCGGGACCCGGCAGATCCAGGCCGTGGGCGCCGCCGTTTCGGAGACGATTAAGAGCGAAGCCCTGACGGTTCGCGTTTACCTTGGGAAGATTTACGGTCCCCAGCCGGTGATCGAGAAGAGCAAATTCAAGGACTTTGCGTCGCAACTGGCCGTGCAGTCGCAGAAGAAAACCGGTATGTCCGCGGCGCTGCAAACGGCCCAGGCGATCCTGGAGACGGGCTGGGGCCAGTCCACGCCGGTGGACAAGTACACCGGCAAGCTTTCCTACAACCTCTTCGGGATTAAAGGAACCGGCCCAGCGGGTTCGGTGACGCACAACACGTGGGAGGAATACAACGGTGTCACGTTCCGCGTGGATGCGGCGTTCCGCGCCTATCACAACGCATCCGAAAGCTGGGCGGACCACAAAAACCTCCTGCTGACCGGCTCAAGATACGCTCCTTACAGGGCCGTGATGCAGGACAGCGCCTCCGGCGCATGGGCGCTGCGCCGTTGCGGTTACGCCACCGACTCCCAGTACCCGGTCAAGCTGATCAACATCATTAATCAATACAAGCTGTACCAGTTGGACGAAGTGGGGATTTAA